One genomic window of Devosia salina includes the following:
- a CDS encoding M24 family metallopeptidase gives MNPTLAIRMEKLRARMAETGTDLVVIGPSSHMRYLADLSPHGDERPVMLMVSKSFAGFLMPALNVDSSRQHTDLPFFPWADADGPGAALEDLLAATGIDRTAPSIVLDETMRADFALLVLDALPGARRRFTADTVGYLRSRKDADEYHRIKAAHLLNDRAVSAAFAALRPGMTEIEIAQFIDDFYKANGSETVFCSVCFGPNGAFPHHHTGATQLKAGDAVLIDTGCRLDGYPSDMTRMGYFGSAPEGYGQIHSIVDRAVEAALKAAVPGARASDVDKAARDVITAAGYGPNFLHRTGHGLGIDVHEAPYITGTSDTVLDEGMVFSIEPGIYLQGRFGLRLEEIVMIRNGKAEIFSEMPRTAVAAG, from the coding sequence ATGAACCCGACACTTGCCATCCGCATGGAAAAACTGCGCGCCCGCATGGCCGAGACCGGCACCGACCTGGTCGTCATCGGGCCCTCGAGCCATATGCGCTATCTGGCCGACCTCTCGCCGCATGGCGATGAGCGCCCGGTCATGCTGATGGTGAGCAAGAGCTTCGCCGGTTTCCTCATGCCGGCGCTGAACGTGGATTCCTCACGCCAGCACACCGACCTGCCGTTCTTTCCATGGGCGGATGCCGATGGTCCCGGTGCGGCGCTGGAGGACCTGCTGGCCGCGACAGGCATTGACCGCACCGCGCCGTCCATCGTGCTCGACGAAACCATGCGCGCCGATTTCGCGCTGCTGGTGCTCGACGCTTTGCCTGGTGCGCGCCGCCGCTTCACCGCGGACACGGTGGGCTATCTGCGCTCGCGCAAGGACGCGGACGAGTATCATCGCATCAAGGCGGCGCATCTGCTCAATGATCGTGCCGTGAGCGCCGCCTTTGCCGCGCTCAGGCCGGGCATGACCGAGATCGAAATCGCCCAGTTCATTGACGATTTCTACAAGGCCAATGGCTCCGAGACCGTGTTCTGCTCGGTCTGCTTCGGGCCAAACGGCGCTTTCCCGCATCACCATACGGGTGCGACGCAGCTGAAGGCCGGCGACGCCGTATTGATCGATACCGGCTGCCGTCTTGATGGCTATCCCTCGGACATGACCCGCATGGGCTATTTCGGTTCCGCACCGGAAGGCTATGGGCAAATCCATTCCATCGTCGACCGGGCCGTGGAAGCAGCGCTCAAGGCCGCCGTGCCGGGCGCCAGGGCCAGCGACGTGGACAAGGCGGCGCGTGACGTGATCACGGCTGCCGGCTATGGCCCCAATTTCCTGCACCGCACCGGCCACGGCCTCGGCATCGACGTGCATGAGGCGCCCTATATCACCGGCACCAGCGACACCGTTCTGGACGAGGGCATGGTGTTCTCCATCGAGCCCGGCATCTATCTGCAGGGCCGGTTCGGCCTGCGGCTCGAGGAGATCGTCATGATCCGCAACGGCAAGGCCGAGATCTTTTCGGAAATGCCGCGGACGGCCGTGGCCGCCGGATAA
- a CDS encoding GNAT family N-acetyltransferase, giving the protein MAAVPEIETERLLLRAHRPEDLSASLAIWAHPEVTRFIGGRPSTQEEVWWRLLRYAGLWRMLGYGYLAVVERASGRMIGDVGLADFKRAISPALGEVPEAGWALHPDFHGKGYALEAMRALLDWADAQGIERTCCIIDPGNAPSTGLATRLDYGRTGQVDYHGNQLFLFSRNRA; this is encoded by the coding sequence ATGGCCGCCGTTCCCGAGATCGAGACCGAGCGCCTGTTGCTGCGGGCGCATCGACCGGAGGATCTCTCGGCCAGCCTCGCGATCTGGGCGCATCCGGAAGTCACCCGCTTCATCGGTGGGCGGCCATCGACCCAGGAGGAAGTCTGGTGGCGCCTGCTGCGCTATGCGGGCCTGTGGCGGATGCTCGGCTATGGCTACTTGGCCGTGGTCGAACGCGCCAGCGGGCGCATGATCGGCGATGTGGGGCTCGCCGACTTCAAGCGGGCAATCAGTCCGGCGCTGGGCGAGGTTCCCGAAGCCGGCTGGGCGCTGCATCCCGATTTTCATGGCAAGGGCTATGCACTCGAGGCCATGCGCGCATTGCTCGACTGGGCCGATGCGCAGGGCATTGAACGCACATGCTGCATCATCGATCCCGGCAACGCGCCATCGACCGGGCTGGCAACCAGGCTCGACTATGGCCGGACGGGCCAGGTCGACTATCACGGCAACCAACTCTTCCTCTTCAGCCGGAACAGGGCCTGA
- a CDS encoding ArsR/SmtB family transcription factor translates to MSDPLSTTLAALADPTRRAILARLSTGEASVNELAEPFDMTLAAVSKHIKVLENAGLVTRGKQAQYRPCRLDAAPMREVAGYLETYRKFWERNLDQLDAYLARLQTPASDSKN, encoded by the coding sequence ATGAGCGATCCGCTGAGCACAACTCTGGCCGCCCTGGCCGACCCGACGCGACGCGCCATATTGGCGCGCCTTTCCACCGGAGAGGCGAGCGTCAATGAATTGGCCGAACCCTTCGACATGACGCTGGCCGCCGTCTCCAAGCACATCAAGGTGCTCGAGAATGCCGGCCTCGTGACCAGGGGGAAGCAGGCCCAGTATCGCCCCTGTCGGCTCGATGCCGCACCGATGCGCGAAGTGGCGGGATATCTCGAGACCTATCGCAAGTTCTGGGAGCGCAACCTGGATCAACTCGACGCCTATCTTGCGCGCCTCCAGACCCCCGCATCTGACAGCAAGAATTGA
- a CDS encoding SRPBCC domain-containing protein, protein MNDQAFPNPFKTELPEDEPLIIMSRTFNAPLALVWKVWTEREHVAHWWGFGNNEVIEYDVRTGGKWRIVGISPDGTRWVMFGTYLAVEPKSMIRNTFVVEGMAEEDERYYEEHHFEERDGKTHYRSVSNFPDFEMRNGVVDSGMEWGANVSMVQFDEILERLKAEGRD, encoded by the coding sequence ATGAACGACCAGGCCTTTCCCAATCCGTTCAAGACCGAACTGCCCGAGGATGAACCACTGATCATCATGTCCCGCACCTTTAATGCGCCTCTGGCGCTGGTGTGGAAAGTGTGGACCGAGCGGGAGCACGTCGCCCACTGGTGGGGGTTCGGCAACAATGAGGTGATCGAATACGACGTGCGCACCGGTGGCAAATGGCGGATCGTGGGCATCTCGCCCGACGGAACGCGGTGGGTGATGTTCGGCACCTATCTCGCGGTTGAGCCCAAATCAATGATCCGTAACACCTTCGTGGTCGAGGGAATGGCCGAGGAGGATGAGCGCTATTACGAGGAGCACCATTTCGAGGAGCGCGACGGCAAGACCCATTATCGGTCCGTCTCGAACTTCCCCGATTTCGAGATGCGCAATGGAGTGGTCGATTCCGGCATGGAGTGGGGCGCCAATGTCTCCATGGTCCAGTTCGACGAAATCCTCGAACGGCTCAAGGCCGAGGGCCGCGACTAA
- a CDS encoding helix-turn-helix domain-containing protein, translating to MLTTLLNHGFDIRRLATARSAAPLHCMVASAGYEQRRNEVYSWDGMKRGTAPFLVIQHTTFGEGRLDHAGVQYRLTPGKTMLVTMPHAHRYFLERGGHWEYFWLLLNGREALRLAREILDAAGPVLTLGAEQVDRLSAATLRAITASDPTPGQASVLAYEAMTALHDGVFGLRPPPENTLPPSIERVIAYIEDNLGSSLQVERLADIAEMSRAHFVRRFTLAMGRPPSDHVLEQRLARAERLLLATEMSVGEIARLTGFADGNYFAKVFRKHRGAAPLEYRATRFEAG from the coding sequence GTGCTCACCACCCTCCTGAACCATGGCTTCGACATCCGGCGGCTGGCAACAGCGCGCAGCGCCGCGCCGCTCCATTGCATGGTGGCCAGCGCCGGCTATGAACAGCGCCGCAACGAAGTCTATTCATGGGATGGCATGAAGCGGGGCACGGCGCCCTTCCTGGTCATACAGCACACCACTTTTGGGGAGGGCCGGCTGGATCATGCTGGCGTGCAATATCGGCTGACCCCGGGCAAAACCATGCTTGTGACCATGCCGCATGCCCATCGCTACTTCCTCGAGCGCGGTGGTCATTGGGAGTATTTCTGGCTGCTGCTCAACGGCAGGGAAGCACTGCGCCTGGCCCGGGAAATCCTCGACGCTGCCGGTCCGGTGCTGACGCTCGGCGCCGAACAAGTCGACCGCCTGTCCGCCGCGACCCTCAGAGCCATCACGGCCAGCGATCCCACGCCGGGCCAGGCCTCCGTGCTGGCCTATGAGGCCATGACCGCATTGCATGACGGCGTCTTCGGGCTGCGCCCGCCCCCGGAAAACACCCTGCCCCCATCGATCGAGCGTGTCATTGCCTATATCGAGGACAATCTGGGCAGTTCACTGCAGGTGGAGCGGCTTGCCGACATTGCCGAGATGAGCCGGGCCCATTTCGTGCGCCGTTTCACCCTGGCCATGGGCCGGCCGCCATCGGACCATGTGCTTGAGCAGCGTCTGGCCCGCGCCGAACGCCTGCTTCTGGCCACCGAGATGAGCGTAGGCGAGATCGCCAGGCTCACCGGCTTTGCCGACGGCAATTATTTCGCCAAGGTGTTCCGGAAGCACCGCGGCGCGGCGCCGCTGGAATACCGCGCCACGCGCTTTGAGGCAGGTTAG
- a CDS encoding alpha-glucosidase/alpha-galactosidase yields the protein MSFKVTVIGAGSVGFTKTLISDLLKVPEFVDCEFALTDINPHNLDMVRQIIETIVSVNKLPAKVTATTDRRAAITGARYIMSCVRVGGLEAFATDISIPLKYGVDQCVGDTICAGGILYGQRNIPVILDFCKDIREVAEPGALFLNYANPMAMNTWAAEMYGGVNVVGLCHGVQHGAHQIAQVLGVDDSELDYVCSGINHQTWYIDIRAKGRKIEKDELIAAFERHPVYSRQEKVRIDVLKRFGVYSTESNGHLSEYLPWYRKRPEEIGRWIDMSDWIHGETGGYLRYSTERRNWFETDFPMFKEQANKPLSEYKRTSEHASYIIEAMETGRPYRGHFNRRNNGIITNLPDDAIIESPGYVDRFGINMIEGITLPTACAATCSVSVSVQRLSVEAAMTGDIDTLKLAVLHDPLVGAICTPDEVWAMVDEMVVAQAQWLPQYAEAVPAAKERMASSTVKTRDWEGAARKRVRSVEELREMSGAHH from the coding sequence ATGTCGTTCAAAGTTACCGTCATCGGCGCCGGCTCGGTCGGCTTCACCAAAACCCTCATATCGGACCTGCTCAAGGTGCCCGAGTTTGTCGATTGCGAGTTCGCGCTCACCGACATCAATCCGCACAATCTCGACATGGTGCGCCAGATCATCGAGACCATCGTCTCGGTCAACAAGCTGCCCGCAAAGGTGACGGCGACGACGGACCGGCGGGCCGCGATCACCGGCGCGCGCTACATCATGAGCTGCGTCCGCGTGGGTGGGCTCGAGGCCTTTGCCACCGACATCTCCATTCCGCTCAAATATGGCGTCGACCAATGCGTTGGCGACACCATCTGCGCCGGCGGCATTCTCTATGGGCAGCGCAACATCCCGGTGATCCTCGATTTCTGCAAGGATATCCGTGAGGTTGCCGAGCCCGGCGCGCTGTTCCTCAACTATGCCAACCCCATGGCCATGAATACCTGGGCGGCGGAGATGTATGGCGGGGTCAATGTGGTCGGCCTCTGCCACGGCGTGCAGCACGGCGCGCACCAGATCGCCCAGGTGCTGGGCGTGGATGACAGCGAGCTGGACTATGTCTGCTCGGGCATCAATCACCAGACCTGGTATATCGACATTCGCGCCAAGGGCCGGAAGATCGAGAAGGACGAGCTGATCGCCGCCTTCGAGCGCCACCCAGTCTATTCCCGCCAGGAAAAGGTACGCATCGACGTGCTCAAGCGCTTCGGCGTCTATTCCACGGAGTCGAACGGCCACCTCAGCGAATACCTGCCCTGGTATCGCAAGCGGCCCGAGGAAATCGGCCGCTGGATCGACATGAGCGACTGGATCCATGGCGAGACCGGCGGCTATCTGCGCTATTCGACGGAACGCCGGAACTGGTTCGAGACCGACTTCCCCATGTTCAAGGAGCAGGCCAATAAGCCGCTTTCCGAATACAAGCGCACCAGCGAGCACGCCAGCTACATCATCGAGGCGATGGAAACCGGCAGGCCCTATCGCGGCCATTTCAACCGGCGCAACAACGGTATCATCACCAACCTGCCCGATGATGCGATCATCGAGAGCCCGGGCTATGTCGATCGCTTCGGCATCAACATGATCGAGGGCATCACCCTGCCCACGGCTTGCGCGGCGACCTGTTCGGTTTCGGTCTCGGTGCAGCGTCTGTCCGTGGAAGCGGCGATGACCGGCGATATCGATACGCTCAAGCTCGCCGTGCTGCATGACCCGCTAGTCGGCGCCATCTGCACGCCAGACGAGGTTTGGGCCATGGTCGACGAAATGGTCGTCGCTCAGGCGCAGTGGCTGCCCCAATATGCCGAGGCCGTGCCGGCGGCGAAGGAGCGTATGGCCAGCTCGACGGTGAAGACCCGCGACTGGGAAGGCGCCGCCCGCAAGCGCGTCCGATCTGTCGAAGAACTGCGCGAAATGAGCGGCGCGCATCACTGA
- a CDS encoding tryptophan halogenase family protein, protein MDKPSHYVIVGGGTAGWIAAFIIQDEARRRGLDFRISVVESSKIPTVGVGEATTAAFRVLLKHFGIDEFEFFRKTDASFKLGIRHEDWRRKGFTYYGPIDDPHLVVQAPAGAPSDYLNVYAVAAGKPVQDMHLFQPLLEQWKAPYAQRPDGSLIPLGPFHHAFHFDQALVGKFFASKSQGVEKVDALVEGIERHPETGDITALVLEGNQHLEGDFFIDATGFRKQLIVKALQAPWISYAHELPVNRALPFWIDVKEGEELPTYTRAWAQSSGWMWQIPTRTRFGCGYVFSDEFTTPDEAKAEIESALGHEIEVRGDIRFQIGRLEKAWIGNCLAVGLSSSFLEPLESTSIHGTIVQMMLFAQRYMDRPEKIGQKARDDYNARVGRQVDDFRTFVNTHYVTERDDTPFWREVRANRIHPETKERLARWKKQMPRHEHFPNYLGGLPHIETQLHYPVLNGLGLLDQDLARKEMEADPALRQFARATFDGLVREYRAAAKQALGHAEFLRIVQEMG, encoded by the coding sequence ATGGACAAACCATCCCATTACGTCATTGTCGGGGGCGGTACGGCCGGGTGGATCGCGGCCTTCATCATTCAGGATGAAGCGCGCAGGCGCGGGCTGGATTTCAGGATTTCGGTCGTCGAAAGCTCGAAGATTCCGACCGTGGGGGTCGGCGAGGCCACCACGGCGGCATTCCGGGTGCTGCTGAAGCATTTCGGCATCGACGAGTTCGAGTTTTTCAGAAAGACCGATGCCAGCTTCAAACTGGGCATCCGGCACGAGGACTGGCGGCGCAAGGGGTTCACCTATTACGGGCCGATCGACGATCCGCACCTGGTCGTGCAGGCTCCCGCGGGGGCGCCATCGGACTATCTCAATGTCTATGCCGTGGCCGCGGGCAAGCCGGTGCAGGACATGCATCTGTTCCAGCCGCTGCTGGAGCAGTGGAAGGCGCCCTATGCGCAAAGGCCGGATGGCAGCCTGATCCCGCTCGGGCCCTTTCACCACGCCTTTCACTTCGACCAGGCGCTGGTGGGCAAGTTCTTCGCGAGCAAGTCACAGGGCGTCGAAAAGGTCGATGCGCTGGTGGAAGGCATTGAGCGCCACCCCGAAACGGGTGACATCACCGCATTGGTGCTGGAGGGCAACCAGCATCTCGAAGGCGACTTCTTCATCGACGCGACCGGCTTCCGCAAGCAGCTCATCGTCAAGGCGCTGCAGGCGCCCTGGATATCCTATGCCCATGAACTGCCGGTCAATCGGGCGCTGCCCTTCTGGATCGACGTCAAGGAAGGCGAGGAATTGCCGACCTATACGCGGGCCTGGGCGCAGAGTTCGGGCTGGATGTGGCAGATCCCCACGCGCACCCGCTTCGGCTGCGGCTACGTGTTTTCCGACGAGTTCACGACGCCCGACGAAGCCAAGGCCGAGATCGAAAGCGCGCTGGGGCACGAGATCGAGGTGCGCGGGGATATCCGTTTCCAGATCGGCCGGCTGGAAAAGGCCTGGATCGGCAATTGCCTGGCAGTGGGCTTGAGCTCGAGCTTCCTCGAACCGCTTGAATCCACCTCCATCCACGGCACCATCGTCCAGATGATGCTGTTCGCCCAGCGCTATATGGACCGGCCCGAAAAGATCGGGCAAAAGGCCCGCGACGACTACAATGCCCGGGTCGGGCGGCAGGTCGATGATTTCCGAACCTTCGTGAACACCCATTATGTGACCGAGCGGGACGATACCCCATTCTGGCGCGAGGTGCGGGCCAACCGCATCCATCCCGAGACAAAGGAGCGGCTGGCGCGCTGGAAAAAGCAGATGCCGCGCCATGAGCATTTCCCGAATTATCTCGGCGGGCTGCCGCATATCGAGACCCAGTTGCACTATCCGGTGCTGAACGGCCTGGGATTGCTCGATCAGGATTTGGCGCGCAAGGAGATGGAAGCCGATCCCGCGCTCCGGCAGTTCGCGCGCGCGACGTTTGACGGGCTGGTGCGCGAATACCGCGCCGCGGCAAAGCAGGCACTCGGCCATGCCGAATTCCTGCGCATCGTGCAGGAGATGGGGTAG
- a CDS encoding helix-turn-helix domain-containing protein, translating to MPEPHSHGHIEFNWLTTGTMDYMFDGGPLTVGANRLVAFWAGIPHQTVGLRDVDNARQLNIYLPVDAFLEMPQLGRLTETLMGGGVIQLAPECIGLETLERWYGDYRSGNSLRSDLVRAEIGTMFRRAAITGWDELLPAWLEKTTSRSRTASPVRYVVRMVRHIVENITDPLTVDSIAEVVGLHPNYATNLFTKVMHISVQKFVTRMRLIRARSLLFDSNMAIANIAFQSGFSSQTQFYEHFRKAYGMTPSQMRENKIG from the coding sequence ATGCCCGAGCCGCACAGCCATGGCCATATCGAGTTCAACTGGCTGACCACCGGCACCATGGACTACATGTTCGATGGCGGCCCCCTGACCGTGGGCGCCAACCGGCTCGTCGCCTTCTGGGCGGGCATCCCCCATCAGACCGTTGGGCTGCGCGACGTGGACAATGCCCGCCAGCTCAACATCTATCTTCCGGTGGACGCGTTTCTCGAAATGCCGCAACTGGGCCGTCTCACCGAAACGCTGATGGGCGGCGGCGTCATTCAGCTGGCGCCCGAATGCATCGGCCTTGAGACCCTCGAGCGCTGGTATGGCGACTATCGGAGTGGCAATTCCCTGCGCTCCGATCTCGTGCGCGCCGAGATCGGCACCATGTTCCGGCGCGCCGCCATCACCGGCTGGGACGAGCTGCTGCCGGCTTGGCTGGAAAAGACGACGTCCCGCAGCCGCACTGCCAGTCCGGTCCGCTATGTGGTGCGGATGGTCCGGCATATCGTCGAGAACATCACCGATCCGCTGACGGTGGACAGCATTGCGGAAGTGGTTGGGCTGCACCCCAACTACGCCACCAACCTCTTCACCAAGGTGATGCACATCTCAGTGCAGAAATTCGTCACCCGCATGCGCCTGATCCGGGCGCGAAGCCTCCTGTTCGACAGCAACATGGCCATCGCCAATATCGCGTTCCAGTCCGGCTTTTCCAGCCAGACCCAGTTCTACGAGCACTTCCGCAAGGCCTATGGCATGACCCCCAGCCAGATGCGGGAAAACAAGATCGGATAG
- a CDS encoding ABC transporter substrate-binding protein translates to MLALPAQELTGELPDPPEFAAQSEPNFVSISDILEFRALPEYHEPDWVTSKYVETGKLPPVAERLPKEPMVYKAANMPDGIGVYGDTMRHVIGGRPEGWNYIGGQSQGWGGIDIGLSECLTRTGPLFEVKADELEPMPNLAKSWEWSEDGHQLTMHLIEGAKWSDGDPFDSEDVMFYWNDNILDPNVSPLNGGTPETFGEGTTLEALDAYTIRWTFKEVRPTQYLYAMAYGTFCPGPSHILKPEHPKYNADNTYEEYKNAFPPEYMNIPVMGAWVPVEYRPDDIIVMRRNPYYWKVDENGNQLPYLNEMHYRLSTWADRDVQAVAGSGDFSNLEQAESYVEALRRSAEDSAPARLQFGARTIGYALRMNLSGNGWGEPDERGQAVRELNRNLDFRKAVTMAVDRQRLGDSLVRGPFTAIYPGGLYAGTTYYDKDSTVYYPYNLEAANALLDGLGLMDTDGNGIRNFPEGTAGGADVEITVLANTDYGTDTNLAEGVIAQMEPLGLRVIANFQSGTARDDIAQSGQYDWSVERQGSEMVSVVQGTAALAPTGPRTSYFHRAGSDGTVDLLPFETELVDVVNKFIASSDNAERAELMKQYQRLYTENVYSVGLTQYPGALIINKRFANIPAGAPIFMFNWAEDNIIRERVFVPEDKQGDYELHPETLPGEPGGAGPM, encoded by the coding sequence ATGCTGGCTCTGCCGGCACAGGAACTGACAGGTGAGCTACCGGATCCGCCGGAATTCGCCGCACAGAGCGAGCCGAATTTCGTCAGCATATCCGATATCCTCGAATTCAGGGCACTGCCGGAATATCACGAGCCCGACTGGGTGACCTCGAAATATGTCGAGACCGGCAAGCTGCCTCCGGTGGCCGAGCGCCTGCCCAAGGAGCCGATGGTCTACAAGGCCGCCAACATGCCCGACGGCATTGGCGTCTATGGCGATACCATGCGCCACGTCATTGGCGGCCGGCCCGAAGGCTGGAACTATATTGGCGGCCAGAGCCAGGGCTGGGGCGGCATCGACATCGGCCTTTCCGAGTGCCTGACGCGCACCGGACCGCTCTTCGAGGTCAAGGCCGACGAACTCGAGCCCATGCCGAACCTGGCCAAGAGCTGGGAATGGTCCGAGGACGGCCACCAGTTGACCATGCACCTGATCGAAGGCGCTAAATGGTCCGACGGCGACCCGTTCGATTCAGAAGACGTGATGTTCTACTGGAACGACAATATCCTCGATCCCAACGTCTCCCCGCTCAATGGCGGCACGCCAGAGACCTTTGGCGAGGGCACCACGCTTGAAGCGCTCGATGCCTACACCATCCGCTGGACCTTCAAGGAAGTGCGGCCGACCCAGTACCTCTATGCCATGGCTTATGGCACGTTCTGTCCGGGTCCGAGCCACATCCTCAAGCCGGAGCATCCCAAATACAACGCCGACAACACCTATGAGGAATACAAGAACGCCTTCCCGCCCGAATATATGAATATTCCGGTGATGGGCGCTTGGGTGCCGGTGGAATATCGCCCGGACGACATCATCGTCATGCGGCGCAACCCCTACTATTGGAAGGTCGACGAGAACGGCAACCAGCTGCCCTATCTCAACGAGATGCACTATCGCCTCTCGACCTGGGCGGATCGTGACGTGCAGGCCGTGGCCGGTTCGGGCGACTTCTCCAACCTCGAACAGGCTGAAAGCTATGTCGAGGCGCTGCGCCGCTCGGCCGAAGACAGCGCTCCGGCCCGCCTGCAGTTTGGTGCCCGTACCATCGGCTATGCGCTGCGCATGAACCTCTCCGGCAATGGCTGGGGCGAACCCGATGAACGCGGCCAGGCCGTGCGCGAACTCAACCGCAATCTAGATTTCCGCAAGGCGGTGACGATGGCGGTCGATCGGCAGCGCCTGGGTGATTCCCTGGTGCGCGGCCCCTTCACGGCCATTTATCCCGGTGGCCTTTATGCAGGCACGACCTATTACGACAAGGATTCCACCGTCTACTATCCCTACAACCTGGAAGCGGCCAATGCGCTGCTCGATGGCCTGGGGCTGATGGACACCGACGGCAATGGTATCCGCAACTTCCCTGAAGGCACTGCCGGCGGCGCTGACGTGGAAATCACCGTTCTGGCCAATACCGACTACGGCACCGACACCAACCTTGCCGAAGGCGTGATTGCCCAGATGGAGCCACTCGGCCTCCGCGTGATCGCCAACTTCCAGTCGGGCACGGCGCGGGACGATATCGCCCAGTCCGGCCAATATGACTGGAGCGTGGAGCGCCAGGGATCGGAAATGGTCTCGGTGGTCCAGGGAACGGCTGCCCTTGCCCCCACCGGGCCGCGGACCAGCTACTTCCACCGCGCCGGATCGGACGGCACGGTCGACCTGCTGCCCTTCGAGACGGAGCTGGTTGATGTCGTGAACAAGTTCATTGCGTCCAGCGACAATGCCGAACGCGCCGAACTGATGAAGCAGTACCAGCGCCTCTATACCGAAAACGTCTATTCGGTGGGCCTGACCCAGTATCCGGGTGCGCTGATCATCAACAAGCGCTTTGCCAACATCCCGGCTGGTGCCCCGATCTTCATGTTCAACTGGGCTGAAGACAACATCATCCGCGAGCGCGTCTTCGTCCCCGAGGACAAGCAGGGCGACTACGAATTGCATCCCGAAACCCTGCCGGGCGAGCCCGGTGGTGCCGGCCCGATGTAA
- a CDS encoding ABC transporter permease — MLRFLTLRILGAIPLLLLLSVVTFAIIQAPPGDYADTIRSMLINQGGVRPDLAEIQAEAYRQANGLNDPIIVQYFRWITGIVTRFDFGHSFFYNKDVGQVVSERLPATILLALTCHLLASLLGIGLGIVAATRQYSWIDTLLGIVSFLGMTIPRFLLAIIILYLLVFRLNVSEVGMFFSARYGGAPWSWDKFVNLIQHVWPVVFIATFGGLAYNMRVMRANLLDVLNSQYVETARAKGLPEGAVIMKHAVPNALHPLVAYQGVVLPYMLTGEIEVAIVFGLATVGPAIVGSMGVGDVYVTATFMLVLAATLIIGNIISDILLVALDPRIRLGGGE; from the coding sequence ATGCTCCGATTTCTGACCCTGCGCATTCTGGGCGCGATACCGCTCCTGCTGCTGTTGAGCGTTGTGACGTTCGCCATCATCCAGGCGCCGCCGGGTGACTACGCCGACACCATCCGCTCCATGCTGATCAATCAGGGCGGCGTGCGGCCCGATCTCGCCGAGATCCAGGCCGAGGCCTATCGTCAGGCCAACGGGCTCAACGATCCGATCATCGTGCAGTACTTCCGGTGGATCACCGGGATCGTGACCCGCTTCGATTTCGGGCATTCGTTCTTCTACAACAAGGATGTTGGCCAGGTCGTTTCCGAGCGGCTGCCGGCGACGATCCTGCTGGCCCTGACCTGCCACCTGCTGGCCTCGCTGCTGGGCATCGGGCTCGGCATCGTGGCGGCGACACGCCAATATTCGTGGATCGACACCCTTCTGGGCATCGTCTCCTTCCTGGGCATGACCATCCCCCGGTTCCTGCTCGCCATCATCATTCTCTACCTGCTGGTGTTCCGGCTCAACGTCAGCGAAGTCGGCATGTTCTTCTCCGCCCGCTATGGCGGCGCGCCCTGGAGCTGGGACAAGTTCGTCAACCTGATCCAGCATGTCTGGCCGGTGGTGTTCATCGCCACCTTCGGCGGACTGGCCTACAATATGCGTGTCATGCGAGCGAACCTGCTCGACGTGCTCAACTCCCAATATGTCGAGACTGCCCGGGCCAAGGGCTTGCCCGAAGGCGCCGTGATCATGAAGCATGCCGTGCCCAACGCGCTGCACCCGCTGGTCGCCTATCAGGGCGTGGTCCTGCCCTACATGCTCACCGGCGAAATCGAAGTCGCCATCGTCTTCGGCCTCGCCACCGTCGGACCTGCCATCGTGGGGTCCATGGGCGTCGGCGACGTCTATGTGACGGCAACCTTCATGCTGGTGCTCGCCGCAACGCTGATCATCGGCAACATCATTTCCGACATTCTGCTGGTTGCCCTCGATCCGCGGATTCGCCTGGGAGGCGGTGAATGA